A genomic window from Anthocerotibacter panamensis C109 includes:
- a CDS encoding GlsB/YeaQ/YmgE family stress response membrane protein → MNLLAWILLGLIAGAIAKAIYPGTQGGGILSTILLGVVGAFLGGTLGTFLQTGAVNFTAPSLSVSGILISILGAILAIFLYGLITRRTT, encoded by the coding sequence ATGAATCTTCTCGCCTGGATCTTGTTGGGTTTGATCGCTGGGGCTATCGCCAAGGCAATCTACCCCGGAACTCAGGGCGGCGGCATTCTGAGTACGATTTTGCTTGGAGTTGTCGGTGCCTTCTTGGGCGGTACGCTTGGGACTTTTTTGCAAACAGGAGCGGTCAACTTCACCGCCCCCTCACTCAGCGTATCGGGGATTCTAATCTCCATTCTCGGTGCCATCCTTGCGATTTTCCTCTATGGCCTGATCACACGACGGACGACCTAA
- the chrA gene encoding chromate efflux transporter, which yields MASQRLSEVAVLFFKLGLIGFGGPAAHIALMEEEVVKRRQWLTREHFLDLVGVTNLIPGPNSTEMAIHLGYLRAGWLGLIVAGVAFILPAVLITVGFAWGYVALGTLPQLTPVLRGIQPVVLAVLLVALVRLSKKALKRWDLAALAGAVVLGSLLGWNEILLLLGCGVVGMLWRKPPPAVIKGAGLLALSLAAKAQAAVPISSGSLGELGWFFLKVGSVLFGSGYVLVAFLEGGLVNEYHWLTRQQILDAIAIGQFTPGPVLSTAAFIGYVLAGGWGAVVASVGIFLPSFFFVAALNPAIPWLQRSPWARAFLDAVNAGSVALMFAVTLKLAQSALTSWPTALIALAATGAGFYLKLNPAWLVLGGGLLGWVVMG from the coding sequence GTGGCAAGCCAAAGACTCAGTGAAGTGGCTGTGCTTTTTTTCAAACTCGGTTTGATTGGGTTTGGGGGGCCTGCGGCGCACATTGCCTTGATGGAGGAAGAAGTCGTCAAGCGCCGTCAATGGCTCACTCGGGAGCATTTCTTGGATCTGGTCGGGGTGACTAATCTCATTCCCGGCCCCAATTCTACGGAGATGGCGATCCACTTGGGCTATCTAAGAGCGGGCTGGCTGGGGCTCATCGTGGCGGGCGTGGCCTTTATCCTGCCTGCGGTTCTCATCACCGTGGGCTTTGCCTGGGGCTATGTCGCACTCGGGACCCTCCCGCAACTGACGCCTGTCCTCCGAGGGATTCAGCCTGTAGTCCTAGCGGTGCTCCTTGTCGCCTTGGTCAGACTGAGCAAAAAAGCCCTCAAGCGCTGGGATCTGGCGGCTCTAGCCGGGGCGGTGGTCCTGGGTTCTCTGCTTGGCTGGAACGAAATCTTGCTCCTCTTAGGCTGCGGGGTGGTCGGGATGCTCTGGCGGAAGCCGCCGCCTGCGGTCATAAAAGGGGCGGGGCTGTTGGCCTTGAGTCTGGCAGCAAAGGCGCAAGCAGCGGTCCCGATTAGCTCTGGGTCTCTGGGGGAGTTGGGTTGGTTCTTCTTAAAGGTGGGGAGTGTACTTTTTGGCAGTGGCTACGTGCTGGTAGCTTTTCTGGAAGGAGGGTTAGTCAACGAATATCACTGGCTCACCCGACAGCAGATCCTCGATGCCATTGCTATCGGTCAGTTCACGCCGGGGCCGGTACTTTCGACAGCGGCGTTCATCGGCTATGTCCTGGCTGGGGGCTGGGGAGCAGTAGTAGCGAGCGTGGGGATTTTTTTGCCCTCGTTCTTTTTTGTTGCAGCGCTCAATCCGGCTATTCCCTGGCTGCAACGTTCCCCCTGGGCCAGAGCCTTTCTCGATGCTGTCAATGCGGGGTCGGTTGCCCTGATGTTCGCTGTCACCTTGAAACTAGCCCAGAGTGCGCTCACGTCCTGGCCCACGGCGCTGATTGCCCTCGCTGCGACAGGAGCAGGATTTTATCTCAAGCTAAACCCCGCTTGGTTAGTTCTTGGCGGAGGGCTCCTGGGTTGGGTCGTGATGGGTTAG
- a CDS encoding Glu/Leu/Phe/Val family dehydrogenase — MVTENVLWSAPTCLPTEMACSNLERAGRVLQLNPDVIAYLSAPRKIITVSVPVRRDRGGVSVFVGHRVQHCDILGPFKGGVRYHPSVTVQEVTNLAMLMTWKCALLGLPYGGAKGGVAVNPQELSVGELERLTRRYTSELIKDIGPQVDIPAPDVGTSAREMAWIMDTYSMQQGHAVPGVVTGKPLTIGGSLGREQATGRGVMMVVREELKTQGQHLEGATIAIQGLGNVGGTAALLLAQAGARIIAVSDSSGGYYRAEGLDIPQLLDYRREHRTLAGYTLAQPLSNEALLTLPCDVLIPAALENQIDGPLASRIQARVVVEGANGPVTMAGDAMLEARGIRVVPDILANAGGVLVSYLEWVQGLSFLFWDEARVNGELEKLLTRAYHQVRVLAEEQVVSLRLSAYMLGVGRVATAFQSRGLYP, encoded by the coding sequence ATGGTTACTGAGAATGTGTTGTGGTCTGCTCCCACCTGTCTGCCCACGGAAATGGCCTGCTCGAATCTGGAGCGAGCAGGGCGAGTCCTCCAACTCAATCCAGACGTTATTGCTTATCTCTCTGCACCCCGCAAGATCATTACCGTCTCGGTTCCGGTGCGTCGAGACCGGGGTGGAGTCAGCGTTTTTGTCGGCCATCGGGTCCAACACTGCGATATCCTGGGTCCTTTTAAGGGCGGGGTCCGCTATCATCCTTCGGTGACGGTGCAAGAAGTCACTAACCTAGCCATGCTCATGACCTGGAAATGTGCCTTGTTAGGGCTGCCCTATGGCGGGGCTAAAGGTGGGGTGGCGGTCAATCCTCAGGAGCTTTCCGTCGGGGAGTTGGAACGGCTGACCCGGCGCTATACCAGCGAACTCATTAAAGATATCGGCCCGCAGGTGGACATCCCCGCCCCGGATGTGGGGACTTCGGCACGGGAGATGGCCTGGATTATGGATACCTATTCGATGCAGCAAGGGCATGCGGTTCCGGGCGTCGTGACGGGCAAGCCGCTGACCATCGGCGGCTCTTTGGGCCGCGAGCAGGCGACAGGTCGGGGGGTGATGATGGTCGTGCGCGAGGAACTCAAAACGCAGGGCCAGCATTTAGAAGGGGCAACCATCGCCATCCAGGGTTTGGGAAATGTGGGAGGGACTGCCGCTTTGCTCCTTGCACAAGCAGGAGCCCGGATCATTGCCGTGAGTGACAGCAGTGGGGGCTACTACCGAGCCGAGGGTTTAGATATTCCTCAGCTATTGGACTACCGCCGGGAGCATCGCACGTTGGCAGGCTATACCCTGGCTCAACCTCTTAGCAACGAAGCCCTCCTGACCCTCCCTTGCGACGTACTCATCCCTGCCGCTCTAGAAAATCAGATCGATGGACCCCTTGCTTCGCGCATTCAGGCTCGGGTGGTCGTCGAAGGGGCCAATGGCCCGGTCACGATGGCCGGGGATGCTATGCTAGAGGCCCGAGGCATTAGGGTGGTGCCGGATATTCTAGCCAACGCCGGGGGCGTCTTGGTGAGTTATCTGGAGTGGGTCCAAGGGCTATCTTTCCTTTTTTGGGACGAAGCTCGGGTCAATGGTGAACTTGAAAAGCTCTTGACCCGCGCCTACCATCAAGTCCGTGTCCTAGCTGAAGAGCAAGTCGTCTCTTTACGCCTGTCGGCCTACATGCTTGGGGTAGGGCGTGTAGCCACTGCCTTCCAGTCTCGGGGGCTCTATCCTTAA
- a CDS encoding tetratricopeptide repeat protein, with protein sequence MNAKSIQLFNEGFARYQAGEPVEGVIPLFTDLSLQEPEEQSIWVCLSWLYLLADQPVEAARTARKAVFLDRDSAQAHINLALALTDSKQQGVNYHLLQATELLKTYPDQLPDVQENFQEALKRRPTWTIAKTLQQKVIGT encoded by the coding sequence GTGAATGCCAAGTCCATTCAACTATTCAATGAAGGTTTTGCGCGTTATCAGGCGGGGGAACCGGTGGAGGGAGTCATTCCTCTATTTACGGACCTCAGTCTACAGGAACCGGAAGAGCAGTCGATTTGGGTTTGCCTGAGTTGGCTCTATCTGTTGGCTGACCAACCCGTGGAGGCAGCCAGGACCGCCCGGAAGGCCGTTTTTCTGGACCGTGACAGCGCTCAGGCTCATATCAATCTGGCCTTGGCGCTCACCGATAGCAAGCAACAGGGCGTCAACTACCATCTGCTCCAGGCGACGGAACTCTTGAAAACCTACCCCGACCAACTCCCGGATGTCCAAGAAAATTTCCAAGAAGCCCTCAAGCGCCGCCCTACCTGGACCATAGCCAAGACCCTCCAGCAGAAAGTCATCGGTACTTGA